Proteins encoded together in one Chitinophaga sp. LS1 window:
- a CDS encoding GIY-YIG nuclease family protein yields MEQVLIGKCVYIINTGKNLYKIGKTQDLQKRLSSYHTHLPVMFRVIRQYPAANMDDLEECLHVIFQHKRVKGEWFELQPSDLVICDNVARNYALSRIHKQARQYGHIRYSDDPLLQVMEANEKYLQDYSRVAQDIDLGLSTDEVFELHEGTVPKAVIETVRRLLKYRTPNSAFLSKWLPVVNELSKGSSEVAILNKYKGQIGRNTIQMIKRILRNQLF; encoded by the coding sequence ATGGAACAAGTCCTCATTGGCAAGTGTGTTTATATTATCAATACAGGAAAAAACCTCTACAAGATTGGGAAAACCCAGGATCTGCAGAAAAGGCTTTCTTCCTATCATACTCACCTGCCCGTAATGTTCCGTGTGATCCGCCAATACCCTGCTGCCAATATGGATGACCTGGAAGAATGCCTACATGTAATATTCCAGCACAAAAGGGTAAAAGGTGAATGGTTCGAACTCCAACCCTCCGACCTTGTTATTTGTGACAACGTAGCCCGCAATTACGCCCTCAGCCGTATACATAAGCAAGCCAGACAATATGGACATATCCGCTACAGCGATGATCCCCTATTGCAGGTAATGGAAGCAAACGAAAAATACCTGCAGGATTATAGCCGGGTGGCACAGGATATAGACCTGGGTCTGAGTACGGACGAAGTATTTGAGCTCCACGAAGGAACAGTACCCAAAGCAGTGATAGAAACCGTGCGCCGGTTATTAAAATACCGTACGCCTAACTCAGCCTTTCTGAGCAAATGGTTGCCGGTAGTGAACGAATTAAGCAAGGGTAGCTCAGAAGTTGCCATTCTGAATAAATACAAGGGACAAATAGGCCGCAATACGATCCAGATGATAAAAAGGATCCTCCGCAACCAGTTGTTTTAA
- a CDS encoding aldo/keto reductase has product MKYNTLGKSDLQISEIAFGCMSLGENTLENTFLVHRALDKGINFFDTADLYNHGDNEVQLGLALKGKRDKAVVATKVGNEWRADKSGWDWNPSKAYILRSVDESLRRLGTDYIDLYQLHGGMMEDPIDETIAAFEELQQAGKIRYYGISSIRPNVIREYINRSNIVSVMMQYSLLDRRPEETCLELLKSNNIGVLARGGVAKGLLAGKHPEPYLNYDAAAVAKAALAIANISQQDRTLAQTALRFVLHQPAIAAAVVGIRTQNQLEEAAGVFKSAALTPNEIAELEQSIQPNRYDQHR; this is encoded by the coding sequence ATGAAATACAATACCCTGGGTAAATCAGACCTTCAGATCAGCGAAATCGCTTTTGGATGCATGTCGCTGGGAGAGAACACATTAGAAAACACTTTCCTGGTGCACCGCGCGCTGGACAAGGGGATTAACTTCTTTGACACGGCGGATCTCTACAATCATGGGGATAATGAAGTACAACTGGGATTGGCGCTGAAAGGGAAACGGGATAAGGCGGTGGTAGCTACCAAGGTAGGGAACGAGTGGAGAGCAGATAAAAGCGGGTGGGATTGGAATCCGTCCAAAGCTTATATCCTCAGATCGGTAGATGAGAGCCTGCGACGCCTGGGCACGGACTACATTGATCTGTACCAGTTGCATGGGGGCATGATGGAGGATCCTATTGATGAGACCATTGCTGCTTTTGAAGAATTGCAACAGGCAGGGAAGATCCGGTATTATGGTATTTCTTCTATTCGTCCGAATGTGATCAGGGAATATATCAACCGCTCCAATATCGTGAGTGTAATGATGCAATACAGCCTTCTGGACCGCAGACCGGAAGAGACCTGTTTAGAATTATTAAAATCAAACAATATCGGGGTATTAGCGAGGGGAGGAGTGGCCAAAGGCTTACTCGCCGGCAAGCACCCGGAGCCGTACCTGAACTATGATGCGGCCGCTGTGGCAAAAGCAGCGCTGGCAATTGCAAACATTTCACAGCAGGATCGTACACTGGCACAAACGGCATTACGGTTTGTACTGCATCAGCCGGCTATCGCCGCCGCCGTAGTAGGGATCAGAACACAGAATCAACTGGAAGAAGCGGCAGGAGTATTTAAGTCAGCGGCCCTGACACCTAATGAAATAGCGGAACTGGAGCAGTCAATCCAACCAAACCGCTATGACCAGCATCGTTAA